One Cucumis melo cultivar AY chromosome 8, USDA_Cmelo_AY_1.0, whole genome shotgun sequence genomic window, TACTTTTTTCACACGCTCTgtttctctctccctctctctttaCCAATCCAAAATTCCCTCTCCGATCGAGAGTAAACCCTAGTAGGTGAGAGAGAATGAGCAGAGGTTCCACGCCGGAGCTGGATTGCAGGAACTGAAGATTCGGAAGCTGCAACACAGGGATTTGTTGTTGTCTCAAGAAGTCATGACGGGCCGAGGATCATCGGGAAGGACGCCGACATGGAAAGAAAGGGAGAACAATAAGAGGAGAGAGAGGCGACGGAGGGCCATTGCTGCTAAGATCTACACTGGCCTTAGAGCTCAAGGGAACTATAAGCTTCCTAAGCACTGTGACAACAACGAAGTCTTAAAGGCACTCTGTAATGAAGCTGGTTGGGTGGTTGAGGAAGATGGCACAACCTATCGCAAGGTTATATGGTTTCTCTCTTTACATCACTAGCTGTTGATTTTTCCTACtgtttatttgatttttgaaatgTGTTGATCATGGTCTCTCCTTCAGATCCGTCTGTATTTTAGGTCTTTTGTTAGTACTTACGCGTTTCGTCTTTGATTTTGTGGTACTATTTTCTTAGATCTGGATATATGGGGAATCGagaatttataaatttattgtttTGATGAAATGAGTAAGTGACGGAGGCCTATGTGTGAAAGTAGTGTtgtatttccttttttagatcCAGAATTCTTAAGCGGTTGTTCTGTCTAAATCTGCGAAGTTTTGTTGTACGTAAGAAAGGCGTACCAGTTCATttatccctttttttttttcttttttatcattaATTAGGTTTTTCATTTGTATCGTTCCATTTTTAATGATTTAAATGTAGCTCGTCTGCTGCTAAAGGTTTATGGTAGCACCAGTTGGAGTGAAATGTGTTATCAGTTTTTTATGATTTCAGCAATATGTTTGATGTCTTGTCTATGTTTCTTATCTATCGTTGTTACCTTGTACAGGGATGCAAGCCACCTCCGATTGATATTGGCACTTCTGCTAATATGAGCGCCTGTTCTTCGCTTCAACCGAGCCCGCAGTCTTCATGCTTCCCAAGTCCTGTACCATCGTACCACGCCAGTCCTTCTTCATCCTCTTTTCCAAGCCCGACTCGATTTGATGGGAATCCATCTTCTTATCTTCTGCCATTTCTTCaaaatatatcctctattcCTGCTAATCTACCTCCTCTTAGGATATCCAACAGTGCACCTGTCACGCCACCTCTTTCTTCCCCAACTTCAAGGGGTTCGAAGCGAAAGCCAGATTGGGAGTCCATTCCAAATAGCTATGTGACCTCTTTCCGTCATCCACTTTTTGCTGTCTCTGCTCCTTCAAGTCCTACAAGATGCCACCATCTTACACCGGCAACAATTCCAGAATGTGATGAATCTGATGCTTCAACTGTAGATTCTGGCCGCTGGGTCAGTTTCCAGACTGTGGCACCTTCTGTGGCTCCTCCTTCGCCTACATTTAATCTGATGAAACCGGTTAGCCAGCAAAACTCTCTCCAAGATGCAGTTGACAGACATGGAACGATGGGCTGGGGTGCTACATCTGATAGGACACGTGGCTCTGAGtttgaatttgagaaatttgagAGTGGCACAGTGAAGCCATGGGAGGGTGAGAGAATTCATGAAGTTGGGGTTGATGATCTTGAGCTTACTCTTGGAGGTGGGAAGGCCCGTGGTTAAGCATCCCCTTGAAGATATTTATTTCAAGAACTTAAGTGCCTGCTCTTTAAAGGTTATTGGTTTATGTTCACAAAATACGTTTACTTTCTTAGCTTGGTCTTGCTCTTCTGCTACCGTTAGACCGATCCTGGTTTGCCTTCATTTGAACAGTTCCTTTCCCTTGGAGCCCTTGCAAAAATCTGAACTTGTTACATCTTATTCTGGAAGAGCAAATCAATATTTGAGCCAAGGCCCAGGAAAAGGATAACATTTGGTGCTGATAAATGAGAAGAACAAATTCAATTGTGATGGTTATATATTTTTCCTTCCATTGGAGCGCTTTCAATTTTTTCAGGATCTTATGATCCTTAGAGATAGCCCACCTGTATCAGAAATTTCTTGTATATAGAATCTCTAATTCATCTTGTTTGGCATTATTGATAAGAATTCCCTTTGCAGAACGTGAAATGAACATTACCCATTTTCTTCCTGATCAGTTATGGTTCGTTCCACTTTCTATCACTTCAATAGCCTCCCTGTCTTTCTATCCAGCTATCCCGAGCCAGACATAATAGCTATCGAACTGCGACTATAATCAAGTGAATGTTAGATTGCAAGAAGATGTAGGAAGGGGGGAGGGGCAAATCTGACGAACAATCTTGAAATACAATGTACCTATGGGACTGAGCTTTTGAGCAGTGGGTGGTGCCTTCCTGTTGTGGTGTGGGTCACAGGGTCAGGTGAGAAAGAATCCAAGGGCAGGAGGGGCCTCATTAGAAGGGCCGCAAGATGATAAGTCTGTGTTTCTGGCCGGTGGATCTTTGCGTGTTGCTCTTTTTTGGCTGGTTGTTTACGTACCGACCAATTAATTCAATGACTTCCTCATAGTTCTTAACAATCCGTTTTTGCCAATGGAAACATGATGCTTCTTCCTTGATTACTGATAAAGCCGGTCTTGTCCCAATGCAGGCAATGGTTTGCTTAGGCACTCCTTGTATCTGACATCATTCAATTCAATTGTCCAatcatataatattaaatttaaatttaacctATCCACTTAAGTTTTTTTTTGATAGTTTGCTATAAAATGATATCGTAATATGATATCATAGTAAGTAGTCGTGGTGCGGGAGGTTGTGTTTAGAAAGAACGTTGTTCAACTGTGAAGCTTC contains:
- the LOC103485023 gene encoding BES1/BZR1 homolog protein 2, whose amino-acid sequence is MTGRGSSGRTPTWKERENNKRRERRRRAIAAKIYTGLRAQGNYKLPKHCDNNEVLKALCNEAGWVVEEDGTTYRKGCKPPPIDIGTSANMSACSSLQPSPQSSCFPSPVPSYHASPSSSSFPSPTRFDGNPSSYLLPFLQNISSIPANLPPLRISNSAPVTPPLSSPTSRGSKRKPDWESIPNSYVTSFRHPLFAVSAPSSPTRCHHLTPATIPECDESDASTVDSGRWVSFQTVAPSVAPPSPTFNLMKPVSQQNSLQDAVDRHGTMGWGATSDRTRGSEFEFEKFESGTVKPWEGERIHEVGVDDLELTLGGGKARG